A window of Rosa rugosa chromosome 7, drRosRugo1.1, whole genome shotgun sequence genomic DNA:
GAGCAGCAATGACCATGATATCTTCTGTTAATGGTGTTTATTTGAGAAGAATCCAGTTTGTTTATGAATCAAAAGAGGTGTATGAAAGAGAATCCAGTTCGTATCCAGTTACTTATATTTGACAATGCTCTAGTAATTTTGAGTTTTTTGTTCATTCAAATATTAATTCTTCTTTTTGTCATTGCAGGTGGAGTACCAATATTAGTCTTTGGTCAAACTGGGGTTGCATAAGCTGATTCTCCAAATGAGGCCCTTCCTCTTAATTGCAGACCTAATACTGGTGCTGCGCAGCTGACCAAAGATAAATTCAAGGTAGAAACCAAACATTGACTGTGTTTTTCATTACCAAACGCTGTGTAGACTCTGATAAATATAAAGATGTGCACACATGAAGAGGTGAGGTATGAAATGATAATCCACCAAGCAAAGCTGTAGTTTCTAGTGTAGTTCTCTACTCTCTGAGATCGTAGTCCCACTTTCACTTTCTCCTATCCCTATTCTACTTTCACAAGGCTTTCTCTATCACCATTGTCATGCTCTTCAAATAGTTCCTTGACTTTCGCAAAGACATCTCTGCAAATTCTTTGAGTTTTGAAATCTCTCACGACCTGAAGAAACCTTTCATATATGTCTCTTTGGTCAGAAAACTAAAGGGTAAGAGTGTGTCAGTTTAGGACCTAAAGGAGGGTAATGAAATTGAGGTTCTTTTCTTTCTTAAGGTCAGTGATCAGCTTACTATTTTATCTGTTTTTTCGTGTACCAGTTTCATCTCAGCAGAGAAATTGAAGCTTCAGATGTGTTCACTTGAGGTTGTCATTAGCTGGGATGAGCGAGAGTAAGATAGGAGAAAGAAGTTGTgcattttttgtattttgaacaATGACAAAGATGTATGAATCATTTTTTGTACCAGTTTCATCTCAGCAGAGAAATTGAAGCTTCAGATGTGTTCACTTGAGGTTGTCATTAGCTGGGATGAGCGAGAGTAAGATAGGAGAAAGAAGTTGTgcattttttgtattttgaacaATGACAAAGATGTATGAATCATTGAATAACAATATTGTGAAAGAGTATACAAGCTTCTCATTTGTATTTTTGCACAGAATGTGATTTGTATGggttttgcaattttttttttttattggtgattcatattttgcgacggcattgtTTCCGACGCAGATGACCTTCAGCGACGGCAAAAAATTTCATTGCGGTAGGTGGCGTCGCTATAGCtctttgcgacggcaaagttgCCGTCGCCATAATTCATGCGATGGcgtaattgccgtcgcaaatagcaATGGCGACGCCCTCAACGACAACGGCGATTTTGCCGTCGTCtagccgtcgccgttggtcttTCGCGACGGTAATTTGGCTTTTCGCGACGGCATTGCGCCGTggctatttgaatttttttttgtagtggaaGTTAACAGAGgtgggtgagctcgggcttcttctcacatgaaaacagaggtgggtttcgtggagccggaagaaggaagaagaaagagataaaaacgaaggaaaaaaaaattattaaaaaaaaaaaaagaactgagggtataatggacattttggtgtcaaaaattgacgtcgtgtactgatagtggggcgagtttcagatttcgtgtaccgaaatgtttggtttggaactttatgagAATTATTAGtagcctttacttggtgtactgtttgtgaaattttcccttaattaaatAGCACCAGCATGGAGTCCTGGAATGTAAAGAGCCTTGAAGCCCTACCAAGTGCACCAGATCAGGTCGTGACCAATAACAGGCTGGGTGATGATGAATATTTCATTCAGAAAATCATTTCGACGATCAAGAAACTGCAGCCAAGTGAGGCAGCATTTTACGTGCTGGATTTGGGTCTTGTAAGCAACCTCATGGACACATGGAAACGTAACCTTCCAGTGGTCCAACCTTTCTACGTCGTCAAGTGCAACCCACACCCGAATCTCCTCGCCACTTTGGTGGCTCAAGGTTCAAGTTTCGACTGTGCAAGTCCCTCTGAGATTGAGTCCATTTTAGCTCTCGGAGTTTCTCCGGATCACATCATCTATACTAATCCCTGCAAAGCTAGCTCTCACATCAAGTACGCTGCTGAAGTTGGCGTCAACCTAACCACCTATGACTCGGTAGGTGAGATTGAAAAGATCCGAAAATGGCACCCGAAATGATCCGCATCAAAGCTCCCGACGAGAGTGGGTGCAGCTTCCCACTGGGTTCCAAGTTCGGAGCTCTCCCTGAAGcaatgactaaaatatcgaGTTTCGAAGAAATATCGATGGTCCCGAAAACGGAAATTTTGAGGATATATCGATTTCaataaaaaatcaagaaaaatgatggaaatttgaagaaaaatatggaaattttaagtgaaacttttggatatgtttgttttatcagttgtctactatatatgaaaagaaaaccttGAATAAACATTGTTATATATAGTAATTAGTAACATTGTTATTAAGTATTGATATGCAATTAGGTATGCAAATAAAGTCAATTAAGTAAATTAAGGAATGTATTAAGATACCAAATATTAAAAGTAGTAAATGTCAATTAATTAgaacaataaaataaacaataagAACTAAATGGTTAGGTTAATAATATTAACTTATTACTTACCAAAATTATAGAGTGAAGAAGtagtaaaagaaagaagaaagaaactttGTTCTTTCGGTGCAAGGAATGAGTGGAACCCTAAACCCTATTTATAGAagttcaaaattgaaatgttgttgtaaattttttgaaaatttggtaaataaaattcaaaatgtaATAGATTGTTCTATGTTAGTTATTGATTGGACATGTACCTAAGTTTTCAGATTCGTATGCTAATTGAATATATATTAGAATGGTGCAAAAATAACATGAGTGTATGTGCAGCAGAGTTGGCCAAAGATCTCAAAGAGCAATGGAGTGACGGAAGATTCCAGAAAAATACCCAAAATATCGCCGAAGAGCCAGGTCGGTTTTTTGCAGAGACCGCTTTCACGCTTGTCACCAACATCATCGGGAAGCGTGTGAGAGGGGATGACAGACAATACTGGATCAACGAAGGGTTTTATGGGTCCATGATGCTTGCGGATCCTAAAACCCTACTTGAATCATGCATTGCTCTAAAATGCATGTCCAATAACAGTGATGGCATCGAGAAGAATCCAGTCTTGATGGTATGTGGCAAAGCTACTGGCGGTGCTCGCACTTACAGTTCGACTGTGTTTGTTCCGACGTGTGATTCGGCTGACAAGGTGTTGGAGGGTGACCAGTTATCAGAACTAGAGGTGAATAATTTGCTGGTGTTTCGCAACATGGGTGCTTATACGTCGGCGTGTAGCAGCCACTAGCTTCAATGATTTTGGCTCCCCCAAGATCACCCATCTTACTAATTAACTCATGATGATGCAGTTTGCACTTTGCAGTAATAATCATCCCGTGCTCAAACTATTTCTCACATTAGCAACCCATTGCCATGTTGTGATAGCACATATCCATTTCTTTTTATCAGACATATATAATAGTTGGCTGCGTCCTACGTACGTTCCAGCGCTTGCTGTTGTattcactactagcaaaacaacaaTTACCCACGGATTTTAATCTGTGGGTAATAAGACTTTCACACACGGATTTCAGTGTGTGATAGCTTTTACACACAGTACACGCACAGATTGGTGTTACCGTGCGGTTTGGAGGGGGGGTAATGctcatctcacacggattatgTTGTCCGTGTGAAATACTTATGTGGGCCCCGCTATAATTCCATAAATATAAATTACCGGAATGGATCGGAATCCGTGTGAACaactctatttcacacggatttctgtatCAAATGTATAaactctatttcacacggattactGTGCGGGATACAactcacactgatttctgtatCAAAACCTATAACCTTATTgacacggatatccgtgtgagatTCCTATACCCTAACTCTCACTGATTTCTGTGTGTAAAAGTATCatcatgttaaaaaaaaataattatgctAATTCTGCTAAAAGTGACATAATAATACTTTTATTTCTCTATAATAAATATACTTCAGATATTTACAATAAAGTGAACAAATCCACAACTCAATCAAAAATATTAAAACTTTACATTCATAGCAAGATGTTCTTTACATTCCAAGCAAAATACATTTCAAACCAAAGTAAATTCTTGGATTACAAAAAACAAGGCTGCCTTCCAAAATACATTGTTGTTGAAGGTGCAATATCACTAAGATTTTCCCCCTTGTCCAAGAATAGTTCACAACATTAAGAGAGTAAGAGCAAATGAAACTGCATCGAAGACAATTAACGTGTGAACTTGGGAACCAAATAAAAGTTTAAAGTCAACTACCATTAAAACATCATGTATATAAACTTTGAGATCATTTTCTTGGAACCGTATTTGAAGTTAAAAAGTTATTCCAATCTATATAACGAGTAACTACAAGTGACAAAAATAATATACCTGTCAAAATTATGTAAATGGAAAccagaaagaaacaaaacataCCTTGTGAAGAAGCTTTACAAGATTGCGGTGCTGAAGTTTTGCAATCAGTATCACTTCATTTTTGAACTCTTTCATTCCTTGTCCAGAACTTCTTGAGAGCCGCTTCACTGCAATTTCTTTTCCATCTAGTAGTGTACCCTGAAGATTATTCACATTTGCATTAAGATTAGTTGTTGTTTTCTCAACATAGATGCTTAACTTGTATGATTCTTCTGTTAGCAGAGTACATATTACCTCGTACACAGATTCAAAACCACCTTCTCCAAGTTTATTATTAATTGAAAATTTATTGGTAGCAGTCTCTATTGTTGACAAGTCGAACAATGGTAGCTCCAGGTCTTCATCCTTCTGCTCTTCAATGTTGTTTTGAGTACCTTATATGATCATTAACAAGCAATAAAAGTTACATACGTTTTGCTCTATATTGTTTGACCTTCTCCATCACATGCAGCAACTCTTCTTCAAAAGAATGACAGATCTAGTAGATCATCTAACCTTTGAAACTTTTCCTGTGTCTGAGTCTGAGAATGTAACAATAGCCAAATAAGACCCAAGGTTCAACTCAAGGACTCAGAGCCAGAGTAAGCTGTCAGATCTCATTGGATGCTTTCCTCATGCCTTAGTTTTTGCAACCGTTCTCATGTCAATAACATGCACATCAGATCAACAGATTAAACCAAATCAACTGATGAGATAAGTACTAAAACTTAGAGTAACAACTTTAAATCGATCAATATATCAACATATCAACATATCATATAGATAATCACTAAGATGGTATTGACAATCGCCAATGTAAGTTCAACAACAAATCAATTATACAAAGATGATCCTTGGGACATTAGACAGTATTGCAAGTCATACTAATCAATAGATCAACTCAAACAACAAATCAAGTTTAATTGAGTAACGAAATCAATCAACAAATCATACATAAACACATAAATAATCATTTACACAGTATCGTCAATCATCAAAAGCAAAAAATCAGTTAtacatatttgaaaaaaaaaagctgaCAAGCACGCATGTCCTTAGCATACCTTTATCATCAGGATCTCCAGACCATTTCCCTGCAGTGTACTTAAACGTTCCTGCTTTTCCTTCGGCCCTTTTCCAGTCCGACAACACCCACCGGCTCTTCCACCCATCTTTTTCCACAACAAACAATTACCAATTACAACTCATCACAAACTCCGCAAAAAAGATAATCCATACTTACACACATAAAATTAAGTTTCTCGCTTAACTTAGTTACCTACTCAAAGTTAACAATTTCTTACTATACAAGCGCATATTGTAGGTTCATACATGCATACAACATATGATGTTTACTAACATTCCATTTTCCGGAAATCAAACGAAGGTGTATCACAGAGCTTGTTAAATCCGAACGATCACACGAAGCAACACAGTTAAAGAACAATCACAAACTCTAAATCACTACTTTAACAACTAAACTAAGCAAAGCAAGAACCAAATCTAAGCAATCTATAACTATCAAGAGCGATCTGAAATGGCACAAGATTGTAGACGGAGAAAGGCGTTTACTATTTTGACTTGCGAAACTCGCTTACCTTCAAAT
This region includes:
- the LOC133723632 gene encoding G-type lectin S-receptor-like serine/threonine-protein kinase RKS1, whose protein sequence is MRELRKMMLLESVLLLLPLLLCLHFRLAVSEIFFEERFEDGWKSRWVLSDWKRAEGKAGTFKYTAGKWSGDPDDKGTQNNIEEQKDEDLELPLFDLSTIETATNKFSINNKLGEGGFESVYEGTLLDGKEIAVKRLSRSSGQGMKEFKNEVILIAKLQHRNLVKLLHKFHLLLLS